A part of Amycolatopsis lurida genomic DNA contains:
- a CDS encoding TetR/AcrR family transcriptional regulator — translation MNGPSTKQRLIDGALETIRTSGITAVSARTVAAAAGTNQALIFYHFGSVEELIAQACVTATESRVAHFRDRFAEVTTLGELLDLGRVIHAEERAEGNMTVLAQALAGAQGGGRLAEATRQALDNWVREVRATLDRVLADSPVLEFAETEGLAHAVSAGFLGLTLFESVNPEGSEQALAALEQLAVLVDVFEGLGPVATRAVRAKLRKTAKRS, via the coding sequence ATGAACGGGCCCAGCACGAAACAGCGGTTGATCGACGGCGCGCTGGAGACGATCCGCACCAGCGGGATCACCGCCGTTTCGGCCAGGACCGTCGCCGCGGCGGCGGGCACCAATCAGGCGCTGATCTTCTACCACTTCGGCAGTGTCGAGGAATTGATCGCGCAGGCCTGCGTGACGGCGACGGAGAGCCGTGTCGCCCACTTCCGCGACCGGTTCGCCGAAGTCACCACGCTCGGCGAACTGCTCGACCTGGGCCGGGTCATCCACGCGGAGGAACGCGCCGAGGGGAATATGACGGTCCTCGCCCAGGCGCTCGCCGGCGCGCAGGGCGGCGGACGGCTGGCCGAGGCGACGCGGCAGGCGCTGGACAACTGGGTGCGCGAAGTCCGGGCCACCCTCGACCGTGTGCTGGCCGATTCGCCGGTGCTGGAGTTCGCGGAGACCGAGGGGCTCGCCCACGCGGTCTCCGCCGGTTTCCTCGGCCTGACGTTGTTCGAGTCGGTGAACCCCGAGGGCAGCGAACAGGCACTGGCGGCGTTGGAGCAGCTTGCCGTCCTGGTCGACGTCTTCGAGGGGCTCGGCCCGGTCGCCACTCGCGCGGTGCGTGCGAAGCTCCGGAAGACCGCGAAGCGATCTTGA
- a CDS encoding DUF4166 domain-containing protein: MIFREALGDDFASLHPRMRERLSLSTENGVGMIGVGVMDEIWRGAAFTTPFLRLGASRHILFPERGRNVPFTIENYPYVDSLGRETVSFVRTFELPERRRRFDAQMIYSTERGKIVDYLGTHQHLAVDLDLTVRPDGGFRIRSEEFRLREGPLRCVVPRSFVGVAEVDEWFDDESGLFRIEIRVTNRRFGPLFGYRGAFEARFVDLRPGVSGAVKPLREKVLD; the protein is encoded by the coding sequence ATGATCTTCCGAGAAGCGCTGGGTGACGACTTCGCGTCCTTGCACCCGCGGATGCGTGAACGGCTCTCGCTGAGCACGGAGAACGGCGTCGGGATGATCGGCGTGGGCGTGATGGACGAGATCTGGCGCGGCGCCGCGTTCACGACGCCGTTCCTGCGGCTCGGCGCGTCGAGGCACATCCTGTTCCCGGAACGGGGCCGCAACGTCCCCTTCACCATCGAGAACTATCCGTACGTCGACTCGCTCGGCAGGGAGACGGTGTCGTTCGTCCGCACCTTCGAACTACCGGAACGGCGACGCCGGTTCGACGCGCAGATGATCTACAGCACCGAGCGCGGAAAGATCGTCGACTACCTGGGGACGCATCAGCACCTCGCCGTCGATCTCGACCTGACGGTGCGACCGGACGGTGGCTTCCGCATCCGGTCGGAGGAGTTCCGGCTCCGCGAAGGCCCGCTTCGGTGTGTGGTGCCGCGCTCCTTCGTCGGTGTGGCCGAGGTCGACGAGTGGTTCGACGACGAGAGCGGACTCTTCCGCATCGAGATCCGGGTGACGAACCGGCGGTTCGGGCCGTTGTTCGGTTACCGGGGCGCTTTCGAGGCTCGGTTCGTCGACCTGCGGCCGGGGGTGAGCGGCGCGGTGAAGCCACTGCGTGAGAAGGTCCTGGACTGA
- a CDS encoding SRPBCC family protein: MSRRALYVETVIRTDLDTLWRYTQDPRLHERWDLRFSQIEPVVGSPGLFRYTTEFLGLVVSGTGTHAGESTRPDGGRTSALRFASADPLSLIKSGSGYWRYTPVDGGVRFVTGFDYITRWGVFGRFADLLFRPLFGWMTAWSFDRLRLWLETGAPPEELPLLSPSAGRCRRSPRPGKDGVAPRNLDTLEQA, from the coding sequence ATGAGTCGAAGAGCGCTTTACGTCGAAACGGTGATCCGCACCGACCTCGACACGCTGTGGCGGTACACGCAGGACCCGCGTCTGCACGAACGGTGGGATCTCCGCTTCTCGCAGATCGAGCCGGTCGTGGGTTCGCCTGGACTGTTCCGGTACACGACCGAGTTCCTGGGGCTCGTCGTCAGCGGGACCGGAACACACGCCGGGGAGAGCACCCGGCCGGACGGCGGCCGGACGTCCGCGCTGCGATTCGCCTCCGCGGATCCGCTGTCGCTCATCAAGTCCGGTTCGGGTTACTGGCGCTACACCCCGGTCGACGGCGGCGTCCGGTTCGTCACCGGGTTCGACTACATCACTCGATGGGGTGTCTTCGGCCGGTTCGCCGATCTGCTGTTCCGGCCACTCTTCGGCTGGATGACGGCCTGGTCGTTCGACAGGCTCCGCCTGTGGCTCGAGACGGGCGCACCACCGGAAGAGCTCCCGTTGCTCTCGCCCTCGGCCGGGCGCTGCCGCCGGAGCCCGCGACCGGGCAAGGACGGCGTCGCGCCCCGCAACCTCGACACCCTGGAGCAGGCATGA
- a CDS encoding DNA-3-methyladenine glycosylase: MKTGRQFTRRELALDPVELSTLLLGAVIEATGPDGTVAVRLVEVEAYRGLDDPASHCYRGKTPRNAVMWGPAGHLYVYFVYGMHFCANVVGTEDGQPGAVLLRAGEVVTGADIARARRPSARGNGELAKGPAILTSVLGIDRAENGVDLTDPASPVRLFRGERVPQADIRTGPRVGVAMAMDTPWRFWIDGSPAVSTYRRGGKRRAAAPGR; the protein is encoded by the coding sequence ATGAAGACCGGCAGGCAGTTCACTCGGCGCGAGCTGGCGCTGGATCCGGTGGAACTGTCCACACTCCTGCTCGGTGCGGTGATCGAAGCGACCGGTCCCGACGGCACGGTCGCCGTCCGCCTGGTGGAGGTCGAGGCCTATCGAGGGCTCGACGACCCCGCGTCGCACTGCTATCGCGGCAAGACGCCGCGCAACGCGGTCATGTGGGGACCGGCGGGGCACCTGTACGTGTACTTCGTCTACGGCATGCACTTCTGCGCGAACGTCGTCGGCACGGAAGACGGGCAGCCGGGCGCCGTGCTGCTGCGTGCCGGGGAGGTGGTGACCGGCGCGGACATCGCCAGGGCGCGCAGGCCGTCGGCACGGGGCAACGGCGAGCTCGCCAAGGGCCCGGCCATCCTCACCTCGGTGCTCGGCATCGACCGGGCCGAGAACGGCGTCGACCTGACCGACCCGGCATCACCCGTCCGGTTGTTCAGGGGCGAACGCGTTCCCCAAGCGGACATCCGTACCGGGCCACGTGTCGGTGTCGCGATGGCGATGGACACGCCGTGGCGGTTCTGGATCGACGGATCGCCCGCGGTCTCCACCTACCGCCGCGGCGGCAAGCGACGGGCGGCCGCCCCCGGCCGATAG
- the tyrS gene encoding tyrosine--tRNA ligase produces MSEHILDELTWRGLIAQSTDIDALRRDLDQGPLTLYCGFDPTAPSLHAGNLVPLLMLSRFQRAGHRPIVLAGVATGMIGDPRDTGERTLNTLDTVAEWAGRIRGQLERFVDFDDSPTGAVIENNLNWTGKQTVVEFLRDVGKHFPVNMMLNRETVKRRLEADGMSYTEFSYLLLQSQDYLHLYREYGCKLQIGGSDQWGNLVGGVDLIRRTDGGHTHALTAPLVTDTEGRKFGKSTGGGSVWLDPEMTSPYAWFQYFVNVADADVIRYLRMFSFLGQEEIAALAEDTEQRPHLRSAQRKLAEDFTTLVHGEEATRQVIAASQALFGRGELRELDSATLDAAMAEVPNGKVDPNGESTIVDLLIAAGLVDSKGAARRTVKEGGAYVNNTKIADEEWKPSADDALHGRWLVVRKGKRNVAGVRVGG; encoded by the coding sequence GTGAGCGAGCACATCCTTGACGAGTTGACCTGGCGCGGCCTGATCGCGCAATCCACCGACATCGACGCACTGCGGCGAGACCTCGACCAAGGACCCCTCACGCTCTATTGCGGATTCGACCCGACCGCGCCCAGCCTGCACGCCGGCAACCTGGTCCCGCTGCTGATGCTCTCCCGCTTCCAGCGGGCCGGTCACCGGCCGATCGTGCTGGCGGGCGTCGCGACCGGGATGATCGGCGACCCGCGCGACACCGGTGAGCGCACGCTCAACACGCTGGACACCGTCGCCGAGTGGGCGGGCCGGATCCGCGGGCAGCTGGAGCGCTTCGTCGACTTCGACGACTCGCCGACCGGCGCGGTCATCGAGAACAACCTGAACTGGACCGGCAAGCAGACCGTGGTCGAGTTCCTGCGCGACGTCGGCAAGCACTTCCCGGTCAACATGATGCTGAACCGCGAGACGGTGAAGCGCCGCCTCGAGGCCGACGGCATGTCCTACACCGAGTTCAGCTACCTGCTGCTTCAGTCGCAGGACTACCTGCACCTGTACCGCGAATACGGCTGCAAGCTGCAGATCGGCGGCTCGGACCAGTGGGGCAACCTCGTCGGCGGTGTCGACCTGATCCGCCGGACCGATGGCGGCCACACCCACGCGCTGACCGCGCCGCTGGTCACCGACACCGAAGGGCGCAAGTTCGGCAAGTCCACCGGTGGCGGGAGCGTCTGGCTCGACCCGGAGATGACCTCGCCGTACGCGTGGTTCCAGTACTTCGTGAACGTCGCCGACGCCGACGTCATCCGCTACCTGCGGATGTTCTCCTTCCTCGGGCAGGAGGAGATCGCGGCACTGGCCGAGGACACCGAGCAGCGTCCCCACCTGCGGTCCGCGCAGCGAAAGCTGGCGGAGGACTTCACGACCCTGGTGCACGGCGAAGAGGCGACCCGCCAGGTCATCGCCGCGAGCCAGGCGCTGTTCGGCAGGGGAGAGCTGCGTGAGCTCGACTCGGCGACCCTCGACGCCGCCATGGCCGAGGTCCCCAACGGCAAGGTCGACCCGAACGGCGAGTCGACCATCGTCGACCTGCTCATCGCCGCCGGGCTCGTCGACAGCAAGGGCGCCGCGCGCCGCACCGTCAAGGAAGGCGGCGCGTACGTCAACAACACCAAGATCGCCGACGAGGAGTGGAAGCCGTCCGCGGACGACGCTCTGCACGGCCGCTGGCTCGTGGTCCGCAAGGGCAAGCGCAACGTCGCCGGCGTGCGCGTCGGGGGCTGA